A genomic segment from Garra rufa chromosome 5, GarRuf1.0, whole genome shotgun sequence encodes:
- the crybb3 gene encoding beta-crystallin B3 — protein MSDQQGVPDQQVAGKSQGGAGAVYKVSMFEFENFRGKKVELSAECKDLIEKNFEKVGSIIVESGPWVAFEKKGFLGEQFVLEKGEYPRWSTWTNSQKSNCLLSVRPLKVDSADHKLHLFESCSFAGRKMEIVDDDIPSLWVHGFQDRVASAKAVNGTWVGYMYPGYRGQQFVFEHGEYKHWNDWGATEPQLQSVRRVRDMQWHKRGCFIVPDPAPKPKPNPNPNPNPNPAPGPAPNPAPGPAPAPAPAPAPAPTAPSATAASS, from the exons ATGTCGGATCAGCAGGGAGTCCCAGATCAGCAAGTCGCTGGAAAGAGCCAAGGAGGAGCAGGAGCGGTTTACAAG GTCTCAATGTTTGAATTCGAGAACTTCCGTGGAAAAAAGGTGGAGCTGTCAGCAGAATGCAAGGACTTGATTGAGAAGAACTTCGAAAAAGTTGGATCAATCATAGTTGAGTCTGGCCC ATGGGTCGCGTTTGAGAAGAAGGGCTTTCTGGGAGAGCAGTTTGTTTTGGAGAAGGGAGAATATCCTCGCTGGTCCACCTGGACCAACAGCCAGAAGAGCAACTGCCTCCTGTCTGTTAGACCTCTCAAAGTG GACAGCGCTGACCACAAACTACATCTGTTCGAGAGCTGCAGCTTTGCCGGGAGAAAGATGGAAATCGTGGATGATGACATTCCCAGCTTGTGGGTTCACGGCTTCCAGGACCGCGTGGCCAGCGCCAAAGCTGTCAACGGAAC GTGGGTCGGCTACATGTACCCTGGCTACCGCGGCCAGCAGTTTGTGTTTGAACATGGCGAATACAAACACTGGAACGACTGGGGAGCCACAGAACCACAGCTGCAGTCCGTCCGACGTGTACGCGACATGCAGTGGCACAAACGGGGCTGCTTCATTGTCCCCGACCCTGCTCCCAAACCAAAACCCAACCCTAATCCAAACCCAAACCCCAATCCTGCTCCTGGTCCAGCCCCCAATCCCGCCCCCGGCCCCGCTCCTGCTCCAGCTCCAGCTCCAGCTCCAGCTCCCACTGCCCCATCCGCCACGGCTGCCAGCAGCTGA